Proteins encoded in a region of the Poecilia reticulata strain Guanapo linkage group LG14, Guppy_female_1.0+MT, whole genome shotgun sequence genome:
- the synj1 gene encoding synaptojanin-1 isoform X5 — MAFSKGYRIYHKLDPPPYSVIVETRAREECLMFESGAVAVLSAAEKDAIKSTYTRIFDAYGILGVLRLNLGDAMLHSLVVVTGCSSVGKVQDSEVFRVTQTDFISLKNDPGDEDRISEVRKVLNSGHFYFAWSATGISMDLSLNAHRRILEDTTDNRFFWNQSLHLHLKHYGVNCDDWLLRLMCGGVEIRTIYAGHKQAKACIFSRLSSERAGTRFNVRGTNDDGQVANFVETEQVIFLDDKVSSFIQIRGSIPLFWEQPGIQVGSHRVKLSRGFEANAPAFERHFTALRRLYGKQVIINLLGSKEGEHMLSKAFQSHLKASEHAAAVRMVNFDYHQNVRGGKTDKLSSVLKPLLSKFIDECGFFYYSGEKGIVRTQGGTIRSNCLDCLDRTNSVQAFFALEMLPRQLEQMGLTEKPQLVARFQEVFRTMWSANGDSVSKIYAGTGALDGKAKAGKLKDGARSVTRTIQNNFFDSSKQEAIDILRLGSTLNSDLADKARALLTTSSLYVTEPVLQSASPRVLLGMCQSHHKYTKPKQIRVCVGTWNVNGGKQFRSIAFRNQTLNDWLLDAPKKAGHPEFQDNKTNPIDIFAIGFEEMVELNAGNIVSASTTNQKLWAAELQKNISRDHKYVLLASEQLVGVCLFVFIRPQHAPFIRDVAVDTVKTGMGGATGNKGGVAIRLLFHTTSICFVCSHFAAGQSQVKERNDDYNEITRRLSFPMGRLLYSHDYVFWCGDFNYRINLPNEEVKELIKQQNWDALTAGDQLLEQKNTGMIFRSFIEGNLDFAPTYKYDLFSEDYDTSEKCRTPAWTDRILWKRRKWNFNRTAEEMNVVGAASTSGDAEDSPEQAWSPGTLKYYGRAELKTSDHRPVVAIIDVDILEVDPEERHQVYKDVIALQGPPDGTILVSLCSSGPDDYFSDELIDELLDKFANFGEVILIRFVEEKMWVTFLEGYSALAALSLSGSTVLDKVIDIRLRSPGWIKSLEEEMSVERICGSIPTSASSTLLAEDVDVGDEDYDMEGDVDDEVEDILPQHLQPGAGSSFGSSPLPSPRGSPCPSPTHGEPAAPNRPSRGQQPPRPSQGPPVDFQPGAPTGPGLEPKRPPPPRPNAPPARPAPPQRPPPPSGRGQAGAPAPGGASRPNIPARAGVISIPPQSRPQPPSHPGAPRPTPDVHPGAPRPIPDTHPGAPRPVPSAQVKPPDLPLGPPPSGPPPTTKAQTQSPMQPQPAPQSAQSQLPPPMQPSLPAPLQPQQAAPPAASTPPAAAPPAASPGLQQGLSSPKPPPRSRSSHALPPDAAKADSSPAAQTNGLNGFQREAQWKPDPFDSLTSNMFSSSSSSWHTTQSLNRGSSLHPPPSVPPSVYSSSTLPSSMSFQPSALSDLQSLSSSSSSSFSTPSPSATLLLPPPPTPSRSRSQEILRASPNLFQSEPLPARPSSTNPFTGPLVQQPLPRRSLTPDFSLQHPTQMADFQRTPSALSQPLIPTLAAAPSSQHSGTMSLFGPLSSPTPTRASLLPLDPSPALTFPLVPPSSLPPALAPQSLPPLPSRGNQQKQWVTFDDDSKFSTTTKTQQNPVFSSSSLVPQSQTQSTRSVFDSEPEWLSTHVPNRTVTGNLNPPQGPTNNGFFPR; from the exons ATGGCCTTCAGCAAAGGATACCGTATTTACCACAAGCTGGATCCACCACCTTACAGTGTCATAGTGGAAACGAGGGCGAGGGAAGAATGCCTCATGTTTGAATCAGGAGCTGTTGCCGTTTTGT CGGCGGCGGAAAAGGATGCCATTAAAAGTACTTATACCAGGATCTTTGATGCGTATGGAATCCTTGGTGTTCTCCGGCTAAACCTGG GGGACGCCATGCTGCACAGTCTCGTGGTTGTGACAGGATGCAGCTCTGTGGGGAAGGTGCAGGATTCAGAGGTCTTCAGGGTCACGCAGACAGACTTTATATCGCTGAAGAACGATCCAGGTGATGAGGACCGGATTTCCGAGGTGCGCAAGGTCCTAAACTCAGGACACTTCTACTTTGCCTGGTCTGCTACTGGAATCAGCATGGATCTGAGTCTCAATGCGCATCGCAGGATCCTAGAAGACACTACAGACAACCGCTTCTTTTG GAACCAGTCTCTGCACTTGCACCTTAAACACTATGGAGTAAACTGTGATGACTGGCTGCTGAGGCTGATGTGTGGCGGCGTAGAGATCAGGACCATCTATGCCGGCCACAAACAGGCCAAGGCTTGCATCTTCTCTCGCCTCAGCTCGGAGCGAGCCGGCACGAGATTTAATGTGCGAGGAACCAACGATGACGGACAGGTGGCCAACTTTGTGGAGACTGAACAG GTTATCTTCCTAGATGATAAAGTCTCATCGTTCATCCAGATCCGAGGGTCCATTCCTCTTTTCTGGGAACAGCCAGGAATCCAG GTGGGGTCCCATCGTGTCAAACTCTCAAGGGGATTTGAGGCAAATGCACCAGCTTTTGAAAG ACACTTCACTGCACTGCGAAGGTTGTATGGGAAACAGGTGATCATCAACTTGCTTGGAAGCAAAGAAGGGGAACATATGCTCAGCAAAGCATTTCAG AGTCACCTGAAGGCTTCAGAACATGCCGCAGCAGTGAGAATGGTTAACTTTGACTATCATCAAAATGTGCGGGGTGGCAAGACCGATAAACTCAGCAGTGTTCTGAAACCACTACTGAGTAAATTCATAGACGAGTGTGGGTTCTTCTACTACTCTGGGGAAAAAGGCATTGTAAG gacTCAGGGAGGGACCATCAGGAGTAACTGCCTGGACTGTTTGGATAGAACCAACAGTGTTCAAGCCTTCTTTGCACTTGAG ATGTTGCCCAGACAGTTAGAACAAATGGGTTTGACAGAGAAACCACAGCTGGTGGCCCGGTTCCAGGAGGTTTTCAGGACCATGTGGTCTGCTAACGGAGACTCCGTCAGTAAGATTTATGCAGGAACCGGAGCTCTGGATGGGAAGGCCAAG GCTGGAAAGCTCAAAGATGGCGCTCGCTCTGTGACACGGACCATCCAGAACAACTTCTTCGACAGCTCCAAGCAGGAGGCGATAGACATCTTGAGGCTGGGATCCACGCTTAACAGTGATTTAGCAGACAAAGCGCGAGCCTTGCTCACCACTTCCAGTCTTTACG TCACTGAGCCTGTCTTACAATCAG CCTCTCCAAGAGTGTTGCTAGGAATGTGTCAGAGTCACCATAAATACACAAAGCCCAAGCAAATCCGGGTCTGTGTCGGCACATGGAACGTCAACGGGGGCAAGCAGTTTCGCAGCATCGCATTTCGCAACCAGACACTGAACGACTGGCTGCTGGATGCTCCAAAAAAGGCAGGACATCCCGAGTTCCAGG ACAACAAAACCAACCCCATAGATATCTTTGCCATCGGCTTTGAAGAAATGGTTGAATTGAATGCTGGGAACATTGTCAGTGCCAG CACTACTAACCAGAAACTGTGGGCTGCTGAGctccagaaaaacatttcaagggACCACAAGTATGTGCTGCTTGCTTCTGAGCAGCTGGTGGGAGTGtgcctgtttgttttcatccgTCCTCAGCACGCACCCTTCATTAG GGATGTTGCTGTAGATACAGTGAAAACCGGAATGGGCGGGGCCACCGGTAATAAGGGAGGTGTCGCCATCCGCCTGCTGTTCCACACCACCAGCATCTGCTTCGTCTGCTCCCACTTCGCTGCCGGCCAGTCTCAGGTTAAAGAGAGGAATGACGACTACAATGAGATCACTCGCAGACTCAGTTTTCCAATG GGTCGTCTGCTGTATTCGCACGATTACGTGTTCTGGTGCGGAGACTTCAACTACCGAATCAACCTGCCCAACGAGGAAGTGAAGGAGCTGATCAAGCAGCAGAACTGGGACGCTTTAACAGCTGGTGATCAGTTGTTGGAACAGAAGAACACAGGAATG ATCTTCCGAAGTTTCATTGAGGGGAACCTGGATTTTGCCCCCACCTACAAGTATGACCTCTTCTCAGAAGATTATGACACAAGCGAGAAGTGCCGCACACCAGCATGGACTGACCGCATACTTTGGAAAAGGAGAAAGTGGAACTTTAACAGAACAG CTGAGGAGATGAACGTTGTAGGTGCAGCCTCTACATCTGGAGATGCTGAGGATAGTCCAGAACAGGCCTGGAGCCCTGGGACTTTAAAGTACTACGGCAGGGCTGAGCTCAAGACCTCAGATCACAG GCCTGTGGTAGCAATAATAGATGTGGACATCCTGGAGGTGGACCCTGAGGAACGACACCAGGTCTACAAAGACGTTATTGCCCTGCAGGGGCCTCCAGATGGCACCATCTTGGTGTCCCTCTGCTCCTCAGGGCCTGATGACTATTTTAGTGATGAACTCATTGATGAGCTGCTTGATAAGTTTGCTAATTTTGGAGAAGTCATCCTCATCAG GTTTGTTGAGGAGAAAATGTGGGTAACCTTCTTGGAAGGTTACTCTGCTCTGGCTGCGCTCTCTCTCAGTGGTTCAACT GTTCTGGACAAGGTGATTGACATCCGCCTGAGGAGTCCAGGGTGGATCAAGAGTCTGGAGGAGGAAATGAGTGTGGAAAGGATCTGCGGCAGCATTCCCACTTCAGCTAGTTCGACCTTGCTTGCTGAAGACGTGGACGTGGGTGATGAAGACTATGATATGGAAG GTGATGTGGATGATGAGGTGGAAGACATCCTTCCCCAGCACCTGCAGCCTGGAGCAGGCTCTTCTTTTGGATCCTCACCTCTGCCGTCCCCACGCGGTAGTCCCTGTCCCTCTCCTACTCATGGAGAACCCGCTGCTCCAAATAGACCAAGTCGTGGACAACAACCCCCTCGACCATCACAAG GGCCTCCTGTAGACTTCCAGCCTGGTGCTCCCACAGGTCCAGGCCTGGAGCCCAAGCGGCCTCCTCCACCTCGGCCCAACGCTCCTCCAGCCAGACCAGCTCCACCTCAACGCCCACCACCACCTTCAG GTCGAGGACAGGCAGGAGCTCCAGCACCTGGAGGAGCATCCAGACCA AATATTCCTGCTCGAGCTGGAGTGATCAGCATACCCCCTCAGTCTCGCCCGCAGCCTCCATCTCACCCGGGTGCGCCGAGGCCCACTCCTGATGTGCATCCCGGGGCCCCTCGGCCTATCCCGGACACTCACCCCGGAGCCCCACGGCCGGTGCCCAGTGCACAAGTTAAACCACCAGACCTTCCCCTGG GTCCCCCACCATCTGGACCCCCGCCCACAACAAAAGCCCAGACTCAGTCACCCATGCAGCCTCAGCCAGCTCCCCAGTCTGCTCAGTCGCAGCTGCCACCACCGATGCAGCCCTCACTTCCTGCTCCTCTGCAACCACAACAAGCAGCGCCGCCTGCTGCATCTACTCCACCTGCTGCAGCCCCACCCGCAGCGTCTCCTGGCCTTCAGCAGGGCCTATCCTCTCCTAAACCTCCACCACGCTCCCGATCTTCTCATGCTTTGCCACCTGATGCTGCCAAGGCTGACTCTTCCCCAGCTGCACAG ACCAACGGACTAAATGGATTCCAAAGAGAAGCACAATGGAAGCCTGATCCCTTTGACTCTCTTACATCCAACATgttctcctcttcatcatcatcctggCACACCACCCAGTCCCTAAACAGAGGCTCCTCTCTGCACCCTCCGCCCTCTGTTCCTCCATCTGTATATTCCTCCTCCACTCTCCCCTCGTCCATGTCCTTCCAGCCGTCCGCTTTGTCAGACCTTCAATCCCTGAgctcatcctcctcatcctcattcTCCACCCCGTCACCGTCAGCCACCCTGCTGCTCCCGCCTCCCCCAACCCCGTCTCGCAGCCGCTCCCAGGAGATCCTGCGTGCTTCCCCGAACCTTTTCCAGTCTGAGCCGCTCCCTGCCCGACCCAGCAGCACCAATCCCTTCACAGGCCCCCTGGTCCAGCAGCCGCTGCCGCGTCGTTCCCTCACCCCAGACTTCAGCCTCCAGCATCCAACCCAAATGGCTGACTTTCAGAGGACCCCGTCTGCTCTTTCTCAGCCACTCATCCCCACCCTTGCAGCCGCACCGTCCTCCCAGCACAGTGGGACCATGTCTTTGTTCGGTCCGTTATCCAGCCCCACTCCTACTCGAGCTTCTCTGCTTCCTCTTGATCCATCTCCTGCCCTCACTTTTCCGCTGGTGCCGCCCTCTTCCCTCCCTCCCGCTCTCGCGCCTCAGAGCCTGCCGCCACTTCCCTCAAGAGGGAACCAACAGAAGCAGTGGGTCACTTTTGATGATGATTCGAAGTTTTCcacaacaaccaaaacacaacagaacCCCGTGTTCTCGTCAAGTTCCCTTGTGCCCCAGAGTCAAACTCAGTCAACCCGCTCTGTGTTTGACTCCGAGCCTGAGTGGTTATCCACTCACGTCCCAAACAGAACTGTAACCGGTAACCTGAACCCCCCACAGGGTCCCACCAACAATGGCTTTTTTCCTAGGTAg
- the synj1 gene encoding synaptojanin-1 isoform X3 translates to MAFSKGYRIYHKLDPPPYSVIVETRAREECLMFESGAVAVLSAAEKDAIKSTYTRIFDAYGILGVLRLNLGDAMLHSLVVVTGCSSVGKVQDSEVFRVTQTDFISLKNDPGDEDRISEVRKVLNSGHFYFAWSATGISMDLSLNAHRRILEDTTDNRFFWNQSLHLHLKHYGVNCDDWLLRLMCGGVEIRTIYAGHKQAKACIFSRLSSERAGTRFNVRGTNDDGQVANFVETEQVIFLDDKVSSFIQIRGSIPLFWEQPGIQVGSHRVKLSRGFEANAPAFERHFTALRRLYGKQVIINLLGSKEGEHMLSKAFQSHLKASEHAAAVRMVNFDYHQNVRGGKTDKLSSVLKPLLSKFIDECGFFYYSGEKGIVRTQGGTIRSNCLDCLDRTNSVQAFFALEMLPRQLEQMGLTEKPQLVARFQEVFRTMWSANGDSVSKIYAGTGALDGKAKAGKLKDGARSVTRTIQNNFFDSSKQEAIDILRLGSTLNSDLADKARALLTTSSLYASPRVLLGMCQSHHKYTKPKQIRVCVGTWNVNGGKQFRSIAFRNQTLNDWLLDAPKKAGHPEFQDNKTNPIDIFAIGFEEMVELNAGNIVSASTTNQKLWAAELQKNISRDHKYVLLASEQLVGVCLFVFIRPQHAPFIRDVAVDTVKTGMGGATGNKGGVAIRLLFHTTSICFVCSHFAAGQSQVKERNDDYNEITRRLSFPMGRLLYSHDYVFWCGDFNYRINLPNEEVKELIKQQNWDALTAGDQLLEQKNTGMIFRSFIEGNLDFAPTYKYDLFSEDYDTSEKCRTPAWTDRILWKRRKWNFNRTAEEMNVVGAASTSGDAEDSPEQAWSPGTLKYYGRAELKTSDHRPVVAIIDVDILEVDPEERHQVYKDVIALQGPPDGTILVSLCSSGPDDYFSDELIDELLDKFANFGEVILIRFVEEKMWVTFLEGYSALAALSLSGSTVLDKVIDIRLRSPGWIKSLEEEMSVERICGSIPTSASSTLLAEDVDVGDEDYDMEGDVDDEVEDILPQHLQPGAGSSFGSSPLPSPRGSPCPSPTHGEPAAPNRPSRGQQPPRPSQGPPVDFQPGAPTGPGLEPKRPPPPRPNAPPARPAPPQRPPPPSGGMSPQPVRKDSGDSGKCPSPLLGRRGSEGPKSPALPRPDAPAGRGQAGAPAPGGASRPNIPARAGVISIPPQSRPQPPSHPGAPRPTPDVHPGAPRPIPDTHPGAPRPVPSAQVKPPDLPLGPPPSGPPPTTKAQTQSPMQPQPAPQSAQSQLPPPMQPSLPAPLQPQQAAPPAASTPPAAAPPAASPGLQQGLSSPKPPPRSRSSHALPPDAAKADSSPAAQTNGLNGFQREAQWKPDPFDSLTSNMFSSSSSSWHTTQSLNRGSSLHPPPSVPPSVYSSSTLPSSMSFQPSALSDLQSLSSSSSSSFSTPSPSATLLLPPPPTPSRSRSQEILRASPNLFQSEPLPARPSSTNPFTGPLVQQPLPRRSLTPDFSLQHPTQMADFQRTPSALSQPLIPTLAAAPSSQHSGTMSLFGPLSSPTPTRASLLPLDPSPALTFPLVPPSSLPPALAPQSLPPLPSRGNQQKQWVTFDDDSKFSTTTKTQQNPVFSSSSLVPQSQTQSTRSVFDSEPEWLSTHVPNRTVTGNLNPPQGPTNNGFFPR, encoded by the exons ATGGCCTTCAGCAAAGGATACCGTATTTACCACAAGCTGGATCCACCACCTTACAGTGTCATAGTGGAAACGAGGGCGAGGGAAGAATGCCTCATGTTTGAATCAGGAGCTGTTGCCGTTTTGT CGGCGGCGGAAAAGGATGCCATTAAAAGTACTTATACCAGGATCTTTGATGCGTATGGAATCCTTGGTGTTCTCCGGCTAAACCTGG GGGACGCCATGCTGCACAGTCTCGTGGTTGTGACAGGATGCAGCTCTGTGGGGAAGGTGCAGGATTCAGAGGTCTTCAGGGTCACGCAGACAGACTTTATATCGCTGAAGAACGATCCAGGTGATGAGGACCGGATTTCCGAGGTGCGCAAGGTCCTAAACTCAGGACACTTCTACTTTGCCTGGTCTGCTACTGGAATCAGCATGGATCTGAGTCTCAATGCGCATCGCAGGATCCTAGAAGACACTACAGACAACCGCTTCTTTTG GAACCAGTCTCTGCACTTGCACCTTAAACACTATGGAGTAAACTGTGATGACTGGCTGCTGAGGCTGATGTGTGGCGGCGTAGAGATCAGGACCATCTATGCCGGCCACAAACAGGCCAAGGCTTGCATCTTCTCTCGCCTCAGCTCGGAGCGAGCCGGCACGAGATTTAATGTGCGAGGAACCAACGATGACGGACAGGTGGCCAACTTTGTGGAGACTGAACAG GTTATCTTCCTAGATGATAAAGTCTCATCGTTCATCCAGATCCGAGGGTCCATTCCTCTTTTCTGGGAACAGCCAGGAATCCAG GTGGGGTCCCATCGTGTCAAACTCTCAAGGGGATTTGAGGCAAATGCACCAGCTTTTGAAAG ACACTTCACTGCACTGCGAAGGTTGTATGGGAAACAGGTGATCATCAACTTGCTTGGAAGCAAAGAAGGGGAACATATGCTCAGCAAAGCATTTCAG AGTCACCTGAAGGCTTCAGAACATGCCGCAGCAGTGAGAATGGTTAACTTTGACTATCATCAAAATGTGCGGGGTGGCAAGACCGATAAACTCAGCAGTGTTCTGAAACCACTACTGAGTAAATTCATAGACGAGTGTGGGTTCTTCTACTACTCTGGGGAAAAAGGCATTGTAAG gacTCAGGGAGGGACCATCAGGAGTAACTGCCTGGACTGTTTGGATAGAACCAACAGTGTTCAAGCCTTCTTTGCACTTGAG ATGTTGCCCAGACAGTTAGAACAAATGGGTTTGACAGAGAAACCACAGCTGGTGGCCCGGTTCCAGGAGGTTTTCAGGACCATGTGGTCTGCTAACGGAGACTCCGTCAGTAAGATTTATGCAGGAACCGGAGCTCTGGATGGGAAGGCCAAG GCTGGAAAGCTCAAAGATGGCGCTCGCTCTGTGACACGGACCATCCAGAACAACTTCTTCGACAGCTCCAAGCAGGAGGCGATAGACATCTTGAGGCTGGGATCCACGCTTAACAGTGATTTAGCAGACAAAGCGCGAGCCTTGCTCACCACTTCCAGTCTTTACG CCTCTCCAAGAGTGTTGCTAGGAATGTGTCAGAGTCACCATAAATACACAAAGCCCAAGCAAATCCGGGTCTGTGTCGGCACATGGAACGTCAACGGGGGCAAGCAGTTTCGCAGCATCGCATTTCGCAACCAGACACTGAACGACTGGCTGCTGGATGCTCCAAAAAAGGCAGGACATCCCGAGTTCCAGG ACAACAAAACCAACCCCATAGATATCTTTGCCATCGGCTTTGAAGAAATGGTTGAATTGAATGCTGGGAACATTGTCAGTGCCAG CACTACTAACCAGAAACTGTGGGCTGCTGAGctccagaaaaacatttcaagggACCACAAGTATGTGCTGCTTGCTTCTGAGCAGCTGGTGGGAGTGtgcctgtttgttttcatccgTCCTCAGCACGCACCCTTCATTAG GGATGTTGCTGTAGATACAGTGAAAACCGGAATGGGCGGGGCCACCGGTAATAAGGGAGGTGTCGCCATCCGCCTGCTGTTCCACACCACCAGCATCTGCTTCGTCTGCTCCCACTTCGCTGCCGGCCAGTCTCAGGTTAAAGAGAGGAATGACGACTACAATGAGATCACTCGCAGACTCAGTTTTCCAATG GGTCGTCTGCTGTATTCGCACGATTACGTGTTCTGGTGCGGAGACTTCAACTACCGAATCAACCTGCCCAACGAGGAAGTGAAGGAGCTGATCAAGCAGCAGAACTGGGACGCTTTAACAGCTGGTGATCAGTTGTTGGAACAGAAGAACACAGGAATG ATCTTCCGAAGTTTCATTGAGGGGAACCTGGATTTTGCCCCCACCTACAAGTATGACCTCTTCTCAGAAGATTATGACACAAGCGAGAAGTGCCGCACACCAGCATGGACTGACCGCATACTTTGGAAAAGGAGAAAGTGGAACTTTAACAGAACAG CTGAGGAGATGAACGTTGTAGGTGCAGCCTCTACATCTGGAGATGCTGAGGATAGTCCAGAACAGGCCTGGAGCCCTGGGACTTTAAAGTACTACGGCAGGGCTGAGCTCAAGACCTCAGATCACAG GCCTGTGGTAGCAATAATAGATGTGGACATCCTGGAGGTGGACCCTGAGGAACGACACCAGGTCTACAAAGACGTTATTGCCCTGCAGGGGCCTCCAGATGGCACCATCTTGGTGTCCCTCTGCTCCTCAGGGCCTGATGACTATTTTAGTGATGAACTCATTGATGAGCTGCTTGATAAGTTTGCTAATTTTGGAGAAGTCATCCTCATCAG GTTTGTTGAGGAGAAAATGTGGGTAACCTTCTTGGAAGGTTACTCTGCTCTGGCTGCGCTCTCTCTCAGTGGTTCAACT GTTCTGGACAAGGTGATTGACATCCGCCTGAGGAGTCCAGGGTGGATCAAGAGTCTGGAGGAGGAAATGAGTGTGGAAAGGATCTGCGGCAGCATTCCCACTTCAGCTAGTTCGACCTTGCTTGCTGAAGACGTGGACGTGGGTGATGAAGACTATGATATGGAAG GTGATGTGGATGATGAGGTGGAAGACATCCTTCCCCAGCACCTGCAGCCTGGAGCAGGCTCTTCTTTTGGATCCTCACCTCTGCCGTCCCCACGCGGTAGTCCCTGTCCCTCTCCTACTCATGGAGAACCCGCTGCTCCAAATAGACCAAGTCGTGGACAACAACCCCCTCGACCATCACAAG GGCCTCCTGTAGACTTCCAGCCTGGTGCTCCCACAGGTCCAGGCCTGGAGCCCAAGCGGCCTCCTCCACCTCGGCCCAACGCTCCTCCAGCCAGACCAGCTCCACCTCAACGCCCACCACCACCTTCAG GTGGCATGAGCCCTCAGCCTGTTAGAAAGGACTCAGGAG aCAGTGGCAAATGTCCAAGCCCACTGCTCGGTAGGAGAGGCAGTGAAG GACCAAAGAGCCCTGCTCTTCCTCGGCCAGATGCTCCTGCAG GTCGAGGACAGGCAGGAGCTCCAGCACCTGGAGGAGCATCCAGACCA AATATTCCTGCTCGAGCTGGAGTGATCAGCATACCCCCTCAGTCTCGCCCGCAGCCTCCATCTCACCCGGGTGCGCCGAGGCCCACTCCTGATGTGCATCCCGGGGCCCCTCGGCCTATCCCGGACACTCACCCCGGAGCCCCACGGCCGGTGCCCAGTGCACAAGTTAAACCACCAGACCTTCCCCTGG GTCCCCCACCATCTGGACCCCCGCCCACAACAAAAGCCCAGACTCAGTCACCCATGCAGCCTCAGCCAGCTCCCCAGTCTGCTCAGTCGCAGCTGCCACCACCGATGCAGCCCTCACTTCCTGCTCCTCTGCAACCACAACAAGCAGCGCCGCCTGCTGCATCTACTCCACCTGCTGCAGCCCCACCCGCAGCGTCTCCTGGCCTTCAGCAGGGCCTATCCTCTCCTAAACCTCCACCACGCTCCCGATCTTCTCATGCTTTGCCACCTGATGCTGCCAAGGCTGACTCTTCCCCAGCTGCACAG ACCAACGGACTAAATGGATTCCAAAGAGAAGCACAATGGAAGCCTGATCCCTTTGACTCTCTTACATCCAACATgttctcctcttcatcatcatcctggCACACCACCCAGTCCCTAAACAGAGGCTCCTCTCTGCACCCTCCGCCCTCTGTTCCTCCATCTGTATATTCCTCCTCCACTCTCCCCTCGTCCATGTCCTTCCAGCCGTCCGCTTTGTCAGACCTTCAATCCCTGAgctcatcctcctcatcctcattcTCCACCCCGTCACCGTCAGCCACCCTGCTGCTCCCGCCTCCCCCAACCCCGTCTCGCAGCCGCTCCCAGGAGATCCTGCGTGCTTCCCCGAACCTTTTCCAGTCTGAGCCGCTCCCTGCCCGACCCAGCAGCACCAATCCCTTCACAGGCCCCCTGGTCCAGCAGCCGCTGCCGCGTCGTTCCCTCACCCCAGACTTCAGCCTCCAGCATCCAACCCAAATGGCTGACTTTCAGAGGACCCCGTCTGCTCTTTCTCAGCCACTCATCCCCACCCTTGCAGCCGCACCGTCCTCCCAGCACAGTGGGACCATGTCTTTGTTCGGTCCGTTATCCAGCCCCACTCCTACTCGAGCTTCTCTGCTTCCTCTTGATCCATCTCCTGCCCTCACTTTTCCGCTGGTGCCGCCCTCTTCCCTCCCTCCCGCTCTCGCGCCTCAGAGCCTGCCGCCACTTCCCTCAAGAGGGAACCAACAGAAGCAGTGGGTCACTTTTGATGATGATTCGAAGTTTTCcacaacaaccaaaacacaacagaacCCCGTGTTCTCGTCAAGTTCCCTTGTGCCCCAGAGTCAAACTCAGTCAACCCGCTCTGTGTTTGACTCCGAGCCTGAGTGGTTATCCACTCACGTCCCAAACAGAACTGTAACCGGTAACCTGAACCCCCCACAGGGTCCCACCAACAATGGCTTTTTTCCTAGGTAg